Within Pungitius pungitius chromosome 18, fPunPun2.1, whole genome shotgun sequence, the genomic segment CGGGGTGCTGCTCCAGCCCGTCGCGACGGGCGGCTACCAGGCGCCCCGGGGCAAGGTCTACAGCAAGGTGAAGCGGGTGGACAGCGAAAACGTACTCCtgctccagagggggggggaggcggcggcggcggcggcggcggggggaggagacgggTACCCTTGTGCGGAGCAGGAGAGCGCCACGCAGAAGCCTTCGGCCTGCATTTACACTGCTGCGCTGGTGCAGGTTCCGGCGGCCCAGACGGTGACCGGCTACGTCGACACGGCCGCCATGTGCACGCTCACGTGCTAGCCGACCCCGCGGGCCCACATGGCGGGTTTCGGGACATTGGGAGACCTGTTTGAGGGTGGGACTGAGACAGAAGACTGCGTTATGGATTAAAGACTTCATGTTTGagacagggttttttttctgattaaacTGCACTTACACATGTTGAGAATCAAAAGAGTTTATTTAGTATTCATTTCATGAAGAGTGATTGGTTGTATAAATGATGTGTTACCGTAAGCTGTCATTGTGATTCAtaatatttctttatatttcatttttctctcctctcaggaATGCTTCATTGACATTTTGTAATGCCTTTCGTTAAATATATTGTTGACCTTTGCTGTTATAATGTGAGAATCTGTTAAATATGATTAATGTAAAAACAGAAAGCTCaaacataaaatgtttttgttttgttttttatttgttgtttgtgtgaattTTCTCTGCTCCttgaacattttaaagacaATATGGGCTACTGCAATATTTTTAACAGTTTCAATCAAAGTTACATGCATTATTCTGTAGAAGCTCAATAAACAACAGCCAACCATGTACAAAAGGCAATTTGAAACAGGATTTATTTTAAGATCGCCATAAAAGTCCTGCTAAATAAATGTACGATATACAGCAACAAAAAGCATCATGTTTTGTGTCTACTACTATATTACTGTTGCATGTATCTCATCCACAATAATGAGGCAAAAACGTGTTGATTGATTCATTACAATTCCCTAGTAGCACGGCTGCTATCTTCACTAATGCGTGATGTTCACCAACGTTTAAATAGTTTATAAATCATTTAATAACGTTTTATTTTCAATGCGGTCCATCTAATAAGACCCAGGGGCTCAGTCAAAATGTACCACTGCACTGGACACACCTCTTTCAGATTTCTTTTGGTCCATTTTGTTCAATAATTTCCGTTGTcacatagtttttattttatatatatagtatgtgATATAGATATTGggcgaaaaaacaaaacatgttgtttttatattaaaaaataaaaatgtatgtttgttttgttagacGTGCGCGCGCATCCCGTGACGCCTCGAGGGGCCCTTTTGGCTTGCGGGGTCGTTTTAAGTTGCTGCGGGGCCCGACGGGGTGGAAGTCCGCCGCGGAGGGTCCGACCtgctcaacatgttcaaactcGCCTCCTCGCTGAGTGGCCGCTGTGTTTTAACCGGAAAGCGCTGCTCTCGGTCCGGTTCGTTTAAACTCCACTCGGCGGGCGGTGAGttcgttgtgttgttgtgttccgTTACACCGTAAATACGGGGTTGACTTTTAAATAATGACGCGGAGACCAGAAGACTCTGAAATGTCCTCCCGCTAGAAGCCAGCTGctcaaaaacaatgcaaaatacACGCAGAGTACctatatttgcattttttttatcacactAAAATAAGGTTCGGCAAGGAAACTGGTGTAAAAAATATGTTGCTGATGTTATTAGGTAGCTGAAGGATCCAAAGTTAACAACAGAGTTACATAATGCAGGGTCAAGTTCAATCCGTGTGGGTAGAGGTAAAACAGCTTGTTCAGATTATAAACTGAGAGTCTGAatttcaccaaaacattaaTTACACAACACTAATTAAAAGTGCACAGCTCTCGGCTGGTGCGACAAGGGGAACGCTATGTTTTATCGGCCAATTAACGCTGTCAGCGCTGCTTTGGCCTCACAGTCTGAacttcagtccccccccccctcgctgtttCACAGGTGCGTTATGTCACAAATCCCACCTGGCGCCCCGTCCCACAGACGTCCCGGAAATGCCCCCCTGCGATTTCAAACCGGAGGAATACGCGGTAATAATGGACGACATTCTCCGGGAATAGTGTGTCTCAGCCTCGCACGGTTGGGGGTCTCCTGTGTTCAAAAATCACTAAGCAATTCCGGGAaaacgtagacacacacacacacacacacacgctggtgcCGACTCCTGCGCTGTGCACTTGCCTCCGTCCAGGGGACGTCCAAAGAGCGGATGGTGGAGATCCGAGAGATGAACTGCAACCCCATGGTCACCAAGGTCACCTACTACAAGAGACCCGTGTTCATCCACCAGGGCCACATGCAGTGGCTGTGGGACGTGGACGGGAGGCGGTACCTGGACCTCTTTGCCGGCGTGGCTACGGTCAGCGTGGGCCACTGCCACCCGTAAGGTCCTTCTTGTAGTTCAACgtcgcaataaaaaaaagaaaaaaaaaagatttcaatcAATTCTCACATTTGGTTTCTGACATCTTCTGGGGAAAAGGACAGTAACAGCAGCCGCGGAGAAGCAGCTGAGGAGACTGTGGCATACCACGAACATCTACGCCCATCCACCTCTCCATGAGTACTGCGAGAAGCTGGCTTCCTGCCTCCCGGATCCTCTCAAGGTGCCATGGTGGAGCCGATCAGCTGTGAGGAGAGGATCCTGCACAAATCCGCAGGCTGTGATTGAAATGTGTGTCCCTCTGCAGGTGATATATCTGACCAACAGCGGCTCAGAAGCCAATGACCTGGCCATGCTGATGGCTCGGCTTCACACGGGGAACTTTGACATCATCACCTTCAGGTACAAGTTGTTTTATGAATTGTATGAGCGTCATGTGCCTCATACAAAGTTCGTGAAATTGgagaatttaaaaatatataatagcAATGCACACATcagttaattaaaaaatgtatgattaATGTCGATTACAACGTTGACTTTTTGAACTACTCAGAAAGATTAAAAAAGTTCTTCTTGGAAGTCTGTTTTAATTTTATTCTTACATTCATCCAACATATCACAAATTGTCCCACCTTGCAGAGGATCTTACCACGGTGGCAGCCCACAGACCATGGGTCTCACTTCCAACGCAGCGTATAAATACCCCATCGCCAATGGTTTGGGCTGCACAAATGTGCGTATGCATGAATATATTACAGTGCCATATTAAATGCACATCATGATTTGTGTTGAATCCAGGATATAGTAATATAAAcggacagctgtgtgtgtgtgtgtgtgtgtgatacagaaggccgaaggggagagtGTGTTCAATTAGTGCAGAGAAagaacatgtgcacacacacacacacacacacagcatctgcCTCACATAAATAGAATCCAAGCAATCCGTTCCTGAACTTTGAGCTCTTGGTGCATGaattaatgcattttttaactCATTTAATTTCAGTGTTTTGCATCCCAAATGTTATGATGATGTGTCTGTGCTGCTCTCTGCCCCAAACAAACAGACCATGTGTCCAGATGTGTTCAGAGGTCCGTGGGGAGGAAGCCACTGCAGGGATTCTCCTGTGCAGACCATCAGAGAATGTGGCTGTGCTcaaggtagacacacacacacacacacacgtgaacacGTGGCTCCAAGCACTCGCACGGCTctcataaataaaaaacaacactctTCGTTGACTTTGAGATGAATCATTTTGACCCCTTTTTCATATTCATACAAAACATTAACTTGCACTGTTGAAACGTCTTGTGTTCGTGCACAGTGATAAACAAGGTTTTCATGCTGGAGGTTTATATCTATGAATTCACATGCAGAACAACTTCCACATATAGCGGCATCTTGTGAAAGAGTAAATGGTGTCTTCGTCTCAGGtgaaaaggacatttgaaaGCATTTGTTCAGTTTTGTGCTTCTGCACAGATCTCTGTTAAATGGATTTGGATTGTAATGAGTAGTTTTGCAATTCaccattgtgtttgtttctctaaTAACTGACTCAAAGCCTTGAGGGTAAAACTGGTCAGTTGACACCCTTAAAAGTCCAAAGTCTCTGACAGTGGATCATTTACCTCTTTCAACCTTTTACCGCACTCAGGAACTGTCGTGTGGTGTAGTGTTGGAAAAATGGAACCAGTTCATACAAGAGAAACTTGACATTGTGACATTAGTTTCCGTCTTTAACAACTCTGATGCCGCCATTTGCTGTcatatgttttaaatgtaaacactTAGCACTAAATTAATAATGTGGTGATTATAACATCTTTATCTCCAGCCATGAAACATAAttgcaaaaatattttaacaatggAAATAGTAAAATCCTGAAAACAAGAACAAAGTGTTTAGCAGTTGTTCAAGACTTTTGGATCCAACTATGTGACTGATTCAAGAACTGTGAACCatgtagtattattattattattattttatgattGTGTTTCATGGAAAGGTGATTAACAATATTTTCTTCTGCATAAAGAGTACCATCGTCCTTGTATTTGCACGGTTTCTCACTGTCTGTATTAGTTTAAAATAATCCCTTTATTTTTAATCCCACAGGTTATTGCATGGCAAACGACCAGTACATCGGACAGCTCAAAGAGACATTTGCCACTAGCGTCCCCAGTCGCATTGCCGCTTTCTTTGCAGAGCCGATTCAGGTGTTCAGCTTATTTTCTTCAGAATCACACGTAATCTAGTCTCACTGTCACCGTGTTGTTGATGCTTTTCTATGTCTGATCTGTTGCTTTCTTTTTACACGCATACAACGTAACGTCGAGTGAACGTTTGATTCGCACAGGGAGTCGGAGGAGCTGTGCAGTACCCGAAAACCTACCTGAAGGAGGCTTACAAACttgtaagagagagaggagggctcTGCATCGCTGATGAGGTTGGAGAAGCTTcatttgttataaatatattgttttaatagATTTTGCATTCATACTTTGAATGATGTTGTTTGTAAAGATAACCTGCTGAACCAGTTACTCCTGTCGCATTACTCAAAGACACGTTGTAATACACAAACAGCATTGCTGGTTTAAAAGAAGGGAGAATTGTAATCAACTATTTTGTAACGGACAGGTCCAGACTGGATTTGGGCGAACAGGAAGCCACTTCTGGGGCTTCCAAGGTCACGATGTCATTCCTGATATGGTTACGATGGCCAAGGGCATTGGTAATGGTTTCCCAATGGGAGCTGTTGTTACTACACCAGGTGAGATAAATAGCCCAAATGTAAAAATCTGTATTATTTCTGTCGATATTAGGTTAAAAAATATGTTAGGTCAAAATATCCATTGAAAAAGAAGGCAAAAATATGATCTgatatgaaaatatgaatgtcaAAAATTatatcatggaaaaaaagttaaacaatattaggtggatttttttttttgtatattacGTCTAAGAATACCATAgaaaaagaagtttaaaaatatttgGCCTGGAACgcaatggaaaaaaagtccacaaatcttatctaaaaaaaaagatattctaaATTATTAGATGGAAGATGTAATAGAAGTAATGGAAGTAATATGCAtgcatttttctctctccagaAATCGCAGCCTCATTTGCCAAGGGTGTTCACTTCAACACCTTTGGAGGAAACCCCGTGGCTTGTGCTATTGCTTCATCGGTGCTCGATGTAAGAATGAATTTTCCAAAATCAACCCTATTACTGTAGCTGcatctaaaaactaaaaatgtataATCCAAGAAGTTCAAACATGAAATGATCTCGTACATTCACAGACTATCAAAGGCGACGGCGCGCAGCAGCTCAGCCTCAACGTGGGCACCTATCTGATGACAGAGCTGGCAAAACTCAGAGACAAGTACGAGATCATCGGGGACGTCCGTGGAAAAGGCCTGCTGATCGGCGTGGAAATGGTCCAAGACAAGGTATTTATTTGCAAACCAATGTGGCGCTCGCCTCGCCTCACGTGTAAGAACGGCGTGCGTGCGAGCTGAACCTCCCAGGGGCAATGTCCAGCAGCGCCCCAGTTAACCATTATCTGTAATTGGGTAGAGAACACAATCACAGATGCTGACCTGAGTTCTGTTTTATACGTTGATggtgagagatttttttttatttgaaaagaaCATACTGATGAAATAAGACCTTATTACcacaataagaagaagaagaatagaaACTTTCTCTCTCGTTCACACTTAAAACACTGGCACAAAGTAGGTTGTCATGGCGACACATCGTCTGTTTGACTGAAAATGAACTTAGATTCCGGTGGATTCCTTGGTATGCAGTAATTGGTTAACACCGAAGCATCACACCCACCACATTTACACCGATTAGAGAAGAGTCATCTGACCGAAGGAAAACCGAGTGAGTTCTTTGAGTcggccattcaaaggttgtcaTGCAGGagtaaatacaaacatgttttcccaTGGTTGACTTGACGGCACACGTTAAGTGTCCTGGACAAAGAAACCACTCCGCTTTCTACGGAAGAAAGTGCCTGTAATGAACACCCTCTCGAGCCAATTTGGGTAAAGTGCCGAGTTACTCTCAAATACGTATTGGGACTGAAGCAGTTACCGTGGTTACCGTAACAGGCGCACACTCGTCCCTCCTCTCACCTTGGTCTCTGTCGTCCACAGGCCAGCAGACACCCGCTGGCTCCCGAGGCGATGGGTGAGATCTTCGAGGACGTGAAGGACATGGGGGTCCTGATTGGGAAAGGCGGAGTCTACGGCCAGGTGACGGCGCTCGGTTAATTCTCGGGGCTCGGTTAAACTCGGGGCGTTTTCACAccaccaaaaaaacattttatcatGGATTCCGATTCTTAACATTGCCGTGTCTGCTGCTACACGTATGTTGCCTTTACTAAGTGACACGGAATGAAGCACCTGACATGTTTTCCTGGTAACATTTTGCCCCCACGCATCGTTTGCCTTGTTGATTTCATAATTGGTTTCTTGTTTTTCTAACCACTTTAGACCTTCCGGATCAAACCCCCAATGTGCATCACGAAGGAAGATGCAGATTTCTTCCTGGCCATTTTTAACAAGTCCATCCACAACTACATGGAGAGAAGATAAAAGTCAGATGAAGGTCAGCCGGGTTGATCATTGCCGAGGAACAAGCCGACCTTCTGGGGAATACTACACCTCGTTTATTGCCTCTGCATGTCAATATAGAAAGGGCACTTTTGctgtaataaaaacaacttggtACATTTGTTGACATTCTTTTCACATCCATATCTTCAGCAAGTTTTGGAGCCTGTGCTGCCAGATGCTTTTGTTGAAGAAGAGTTGGGCTGGGCCGGGTCCTCGGTGGGATAATTCTTACATTTTAGCGTTTGCTTGCAGGTTTCTCCAATGTTACGTCCACACGATTTTATACACCTCACCAGATGGATGAGGAAGGGCTTTTATAACTAAAGCCTGAAGATCACTTTGTTTCTGTCTCCTGAATCACTTTGGGATGTAACAATGTACAAGGGTTGTTTATAAAATATGTGAATgtgataattataataaatcTATTAGTTTGAGGAACAACCTTGTTTTGGATCTGAAGAAGGTCGACTCCATAATACTGTCCAAATGGCTCAATGGGATATTGTCCATGAACAAGGTGATGTAACCTGACATAAAGACACCGTCAAAGACTTCAAGTCAAGAAGGTGTTTGGATATTTTATATGTTAAATCGATTATTATCCTACaggtggaaaaacacacaccacataTGATCAAATGCTTAATCGCTTCTGAAAGACTAATACTTAGTTTTAGTCTTAGTCTCGTCCTCGCATACTCCACTAATAGAGATTTCCCTTGTACATGCACACAAGTGGGTCACATTGTTCAAATACAAGAGCACAGTGCCTCCACCCTGCATTGAAATCTGCTCCATAAATCCAAAGGGCATGACGACTATAATAACTGCATTAAGTTGAAAACCACCGAGCCTTTTGGCCATTGAAGAACTTGATTTGTCTTTGCAGTGATCTGTGTGTATATAACATTCTTCCTAGATTCAGATAAGTGTAACTATAATTAAATGGGTAAATTGGTAGGACGCAATCTCTACCAACGTTGTCAA encodes:
- the LOC119226982 gene encoding alanine--glyoxylate aminotransferase 2, mitochondrial-like; this translates as MFKLASSLSGRCVLTGKRCSRSGSFKLHSAGGALCHKSHLAPRPTDVPEMPPCDFKPEEYAGTSKERMVEIREMNCNPMVTKVTYYKRPVFIHQGHMQWLWDVDGRRYLDLFAGVATVSVGHCHPTVTAAAEKQLRRLWHTTNIYAHPPLHEYCEKLASCLPDPLKVIYLTNSGSEANDLAMLMARLHTGNFDIITFRGSYHGGSPQTMGLTSNAAYKYPIANGLGCTNTMCPDVFRGPWGGSHCRDSPVQTIRECGCAQGYCMANDQYIGQLKETFATSVPSRIAAFFAEPIQGVGGAVQYPKTYLKEAYKLVRERGGLCIADEVQTGFGRTGSHFWGFQGHDVIPDMVTMAKGIGNGFPMGAVVTTPEIAASFAKGVHFNTFGGNPVACAIASSVLDTIKGDGAQQLSLNVGTYLMTELAKLRDKYEIIGDVRGKGLLIGVEMVQDKASRHPLAPEAMGEIFEDVKDMGVLIGKGGVYGQTFRIKPPMCITKEDADFFLAIFNKSIHNYMERR